The Deltaproteobacteria bacterium genome includes the window CTCGAGATCACGGCACTTCTAGGAAACGCCGCGGACAGATTCCGGATGCGCGAGGTGTTCGAGACCTTCGCTGTGCAGACCGTCTACCACGCAGCGGCGTACAAGCACGTGCCGATCGTCGAGGAGAATGCAATCGCGGGGATCGCAAACAACGCGATGGCGACTTGGCGTATCGCGGACGCCGCGCGTGAGGCTGAGGTGGAGACGTTCGTCTTGATATCGACCGACAAGGCCGTGAACCCGACGAGCGTGATGGGCGCGACGAAGCGCCTCGCGGAGCTGATCGTTCAAGCGCTCCACGCCGAGAAATGCGCGATGCGGTGCTGCATCGTGCGATTCGGGAATGTGCTGGAGTCCTCGGGGTCCGTCGTGCCGTTGTTCCGCGAGCAGATCGCCGCAGGCGGGCCCGTTACGGTCACGCATCCGGACATCATCCGTTACTTCATGACGATCGAGGAAGCGGCCTCGGTCGTGATTCAGGCGAGTGCGCTCGCGACGGGCGGAGAGGTGTTTTTGCTCGACATGGGAGAACCCGTTCGAATCCGCGGCCTCGCTCGCCGGATGATTCACCTCTCCGGGCTCAGTGTCCGCGACGCGGACAATCCGGATGGCGACATCGAGATCCAGTACACGGGGCTCCGGCCCGCGGAGAAACTCAAGGAGGAGCTCCTCGTCTCGCCGAACTCCGTGCGCACGCAGCATCCGATGATCATGCGGGCCGTCGAAGCCTTTACACCTTGGGACCAGCTACGCCGAATTCTCTTGGAAATCGACGAGGCGTTGCGAGTGTCTAACGTGCGCCGCGCACTCGAGCTGCTCTCGAAGGCCGTTCCTGAGTACGCGCCTAGCCTGTCTGCAGGCGACGTGGTGGCTCAGGAGCGAGCGGGGACTTCGCGTCTGTCGGTGCGGCCGCGGGCTCGCGACGCCGATCCGCACGGCCCGCGGGTTGGCACTACAAGCTGACGTGAACAAGGTCGTCGCGGCATCGTGACGTTCTTGGTGTGCAAGAGGAGCGCTTGGCTAGCAGAATCCGTCGCGTTGCAATGGGATGGGTCCGTTCTCTTGGTGCGGGCGCAGTCTTCACCCTGATCACGCTCGCCTTCCTCGAAGCCGCGCTGCGAATCGTCCCCGCGGCGATCCCCACGAGCCTGCTCAAGCGCTTCGAGCCTGGGATCCGCAGCGGCATCGCCCAGCGTCGGGGATTGCCTCACGAGGGTCAGACTTATCTCGTGGAGCGGAGCGACGGCGGTCCGCCACTGCGGGTGTTCAAGCCGAACTCCCGCATCCGCTTTGAGTTCGAGGACACCGGCGAGCGCTGTGAGCTGGTCATGGACGCCAGCGGCTTCTGTAACGCCTCGGGCGACAACGCCCGCGCGCGATCCCCTGCGCTCGTTGCGATCGGTGACTCGTTCACCGCGTGCCATCCACCCGAGCCCGCCGCGACGTGGCCCTCCGTCCTCGCGCGCCGCCTCGGAACGCGGGCACACAACCTCGGGCGGGGCGGGTACGGCCCGTACGAGTATGTCCAGCTGCTCGAGACCTTCGGCGTCGCGCTCGAGCCGTCGCTGGTGATCATGCAGATCTACGAGGGAAACGACCTGCGGGATGCGGTGCGCCATCACCGCTACCTGCGTGCCGACATCGAGGAGCGGGAGCGATACTCGGAGCGCGCGAGCTTTCGGCGTTATCGCTTCGAGCCTGCTCCGTTTCTCGGGAACGCACTGGGCCGCCGCAGCTACGCCTATAACCTCGCGGTCGTCGCGATCGCGCGCGGGTCCTCTTCGCTGGCAGAGGCTGCGATCGGGGACGCGCGCGAGCGCGTGAACTTCCGGTACCGGCTGCGCTTTCCGGACGCGGTCGTCGCGATGAACGTGCGTAACACGGACCAAGACGAGGTGCGAAGCGCGCGTGAGCTCGCCGCCGGCCGGGTCTCGCTAGACGCGCTGGATGGTGCCCTCGAGGCCTTCGCCGCCGCGGGGCGGCGCCGCGGGTTCCGCGCCGTGATCTCATACGCGCCCTCCGCGCACACGGCTTACGCGGAGTTCGTGGAGTTCGAGGATCCAACGCTGGCACGTCTAATGCCGCAGTTTTCGCAAGCGCAGCGCACGCACATCCGTCAGCGTGCGGAGGCGCTCGGCGTCGAGTTCGTCGATCTCACACCAGCGTTTCACGAGGCGGCCCGGCGCGAGCGCGCTGCGCGGCTGCTCTACTTCCCCATCAACGTCCACTTCACTCCGACCGGTCACGCCGTAGCGGCGGAAGCGGTTGCGCGGGCGCTCGGATCCGCTTCGTCGGCGCCGACGACCGAAAAGACTACGCCGGCCAGCGAGGCGCGATGACGCGTGCGCCCGGATGTCGTGCGGAGAGGTAGCTCGCCCACTTCGCCTGTTCTGCCTCAACGAACGCGGTGTTCGCGTAGTCCTCCAGGAGCTGCTCGCGATGCCGGCGCAGCGCGGGCCTCCGCTTCGCGCCAGAACGTGCCGCGGCCTCCTCGCTGGCT containing:
- a CDS encoding SGNH/GDSL hydrolase family protein, translated to MGWVRSLGAGAVFTLITLAFLEAALRIVPAAIPTSLLKRFEPGIRSGIAQRRGLPHEGQTYLVERSDGGPPLRVFKPNSRIRFEFEDTGERCELVMDASGFCNASGDNARARSPALVAIGDSFTACHPPEPAATWPSVLARRLGTRAHNLGRGGYGPYEYVQLLETFGVALEPSLVIMQIYEGNDLRDAVRHHRYLRADIEERERYSERASFRRYRFEPAPFLGNALGRRSYAYNLAVVAIARGSSSLAEAAIGDARERVNFRYRLRFPDAVVAMNVRNTDQDEVRSARELAAGRVSLDALDGALEAFAAAGRRRGFRAVISYAPSAHTAYAEFVEFEDPTLARLMPQFSQAQRTHIRQRAEALGVEFVDLTPAFHEAARRERAARLLYFPINVHFTPTGHAVAAEAVARALGSASSAPTTEKTTPASEAR